From Fusobacterium varium:
ATGAGCTTTTAAGTGTAATCAGAACAAGATTTGAAGGAAGTTTTATTAAAGAAGATATCTATGATGACGAAACTGGTGAAGTTATAGCAGAAGCAGATGCAGTTATAGATGAAGCTTTAATAGAGAAAATGATAGAATTCAAAATAGAAAAAGTTACTTATTGGGAAGTAAAACCAGAAGATAAACTATTAGCTAACACTGTTTTGAACGATAGTACACTTACAAAAGAGGAAGCAGTAACAGAAGTATTCAAGAAATTAAGACCAGGTGATCTAGTAACAGTAGAGTCTGCAAGATCACTTATTAGACAAATGTTTTTTAACCCTCAAAGATATGATCTTGAGCCAGTTGGAAGATATAAAATGAATAAAAGATTAAAACTAAATGTTCCAGAAGATGAAATATTATTAACTAAAGATGATATTATTGGAACAATGAAATATGTAATTAATTTGAATAATGGAAATGGGCATACTGATGATATAGATAATCTATCTAACAGACGGGTTAGAGGGGTAGGAGAGCTGTTGTTGATGCAGATCAAAGCAGGACTTTCTAAGATGGGAAAAATGGTAAAAGAAAAAATGACAGTTCAGGATTCTGAAACTTTAACTTCTCAATCTTTGCTTAATACAAGACCATTAAATGCACTTATTTTAGATTTCTTTGGATCTGGACAGTTATCTCAGTTCATGGATCAGTCTAATCCATTGGCAGAATTAACTCATAAAAGAAGAATATCTGCTTTAGGACCTGGAGGGCTTTCAAGAGAAAGAGCTGGATTCGAAGTAAGAGACGTTCATGACTCACATTATGGAAGAATTTGTCCAATAGAAACACCAGAAGGACCAAATATTGGACTTATTGGGTCATTGGCAATATATGCAAAAATAAATAAATATGGGTTTATTGAAACTCCATATGTAAAAGTTGTTAATGGTAAAGCTGATTTTGATCAAATAGATTATCTTGCAGCTGATGAAGAAGAAGGATTATTTATTGCACAGGCCGATACAAAAATTGGAGAAGATGGAGCACTTCTTGGTGATGTTGTATGTAGATTTGGTCATGAAATTGTAGGTATTAGTGGTGAGAAAGTTGATTATTTGGATATTTCTCCAAAACAAGTGGTATCTGTATCAGCAGGATTAATACCATTCCTAGAACACGATGACGCCAACAGAGCACTAATGGGATCAAACATGCAAAGACAGGCTGTACCATTATTAAGAACTGAAGCACCATATATAGGAACTGGATTAGAAAGAAAAGTTGCTGTAGATTCTGGAGCTGTTGTTATTTCTAAAACAGATGGTAAAGTTGTATATGTAGATGCACAAAAGATAGTTATAGAAGATCCAGAGGGAAAAGAGCATAAATATAGAATGCTTAATTTTGAAAGATCTAACCAATCTATGTGTTTACATCAAACACCACTTGTTTCTCCTGGAGAAGAAGTAAAAGCAGGAGGAGTAATAGCTGATGGACCAGCTACAAGAGGAGGAGATTTAGCACTCGGAAGAAATATTCTGATGGCATTCATGCCTTGGGAAGGATATAACTATGAGGATGCGATTTTAATATCTGATAGATTAAGAAAAGATGATGTATTTACTTCTATACATGTGGAAGAATATGAAATAGAAGCTAGAAATACTAAACTTGGAGATGAAGAAATAACTAGAGAAATACCTAATATTTCTGAGGAAGCTTTAAGAAAACTAGATTCTAAAGGGATAATAACTATTGGTTCTGAAGTTGGACCTGGAGATATACTTGTAGGTAAAACAGCTCCTAAAGGGGAAACTGAACCACCTGCAGAAGAAAAATTATTAAGAGCCATCTTTGGAGAAAAAGCAAGAGATGTAAGGGATACATCACTTAGAATGCCTCATGGATCAAAAGGAACTGTAGTAGAAATCCTCGAACTTTCAAGAGAAAATGGTGATGAACTTAAAGCTGGAGTTAATAAAGCAATAAGAGTATTAGTTGCTGAGAAAAGAAAGATAACTGTTGGAGACAAAATGTCTGGACGTCATGGAAATAAAGGGGTTGTATCAAGAGTACTTCCTGCAGAAGATATGCCGTTCCTAGCAGATGGAACACATCTGGATGTTGTGCTTAATCCACTTGGAGTACCTTCACGTATGAATATAGGTCAAGTACTTGAAGTTCATTTAGGTATGGCTATGGGTAATTATAATGGTGGAACTCATATTGCCACACCTGTATTTGATGGTGCTTCTGAAGAGCAAGTTAAAGATTATCTTGAAAAACTAGGGTTCCCTAGAAGCGGTAAAGTTGATCTTTATGATGGAAGAACTGGAGAAAAATTTGATAATCCAGTAACAGTTGGAAGAATGTATATGCTTAAACTTCACCACTTGGTAGAAGATAAAATGCATGCCAGAGCAATTGGTCCTTATTCACTGGTTACACAGCAGCCATTGGGAGGAAAAGCTCAATTTGGAGGACAAAGACTTGGAGAAATGGAAGTTTGGGCATTGGAAGCATATGGGGCATCAAATATACTTCAAGAAATGCTTACTGTAAAATCGGATGATGTTACAGGAAGAACAAAAACATATGAGGCTATAATTAAAGGTGAAGAAATGCCTGAGCCAGATTTACCAGAATCTTTCAAAGTATTATTGAAAGAATTCCAAGCATTAGCACTTGATGTTGAATTATTTGACAAAGATGACAATGTTATAAATGTAGATGAAGAATTGAATAAAGAGGATATAACAACTGAGTATTCTCCTTTAGCTGAATTCAAAGATTAGACAATAAAATAAAATGAACTGTTAGGGATAAACATGGGTTATAATATAACAAATAACCCATTTTATCATCCATATAGATAAATTATATGTAGCTTTATCTCAATTAAGGAGGCTTTGCATTTAATGGGAATAAGAAGTTTTGAGAAAATAAGAATTAGATTAGCATCCCCTGAAAAGATTGAAGAATGGTCATATGGGGAAATTACAAAACCTGAAACTATCAACTATAGAACTTTAAATCCAGAAAGAGATGGTCTGTTTTGTGAAAAAATATTTGGACCAACTAAAGATTGGGAATGTGCTTGTGGTAAGTACAAAAGAATGAGATATAAAGGTCTTGTTTGTGAAAAGTGTGAGGTAGAAGTAACTAGATCTAAAGTAAGAAGAGAGAGAATGGGACACATATCTTTAGCTGCTCCAGTATCTCATATTTGGTATTCTAAGGGAACTCCAAATAAAATGTCACTTATCATTGGATTATCTCCAAAAGAGTTAGAATCTGTATTATATTTTGCAAGATACATAGTAACAGAAGCTGGTGAAAGTAACTTAAAAGAAGGAAAAATTCTTACTGAAAAAGAATATAAATTATATAAACAATTATACGGAAACAAATTTGAAGCCCTAATGGGAGCAGAAGCAATATTAAAGCTTCTTGAAAAGACTCATCTTGAATCATTGAGGGATGAATTAGAAAAAGAATTAGAAGATGTAACTTCTTCACAAAAAAGAAAAAAAGTAGTAAAAAGACTTAAAATAGTTAGAGATTTTATTTCTTCTAATAACAAGCCTGAATGGATGATACTTAAAAATGTTCCTGTGATTCCAGCTGATTTAAGACCAATGGTACAATTAGATGGAGGAAGATTTGCTACTTCTGACTTAAATGATCTTTATAGGAGAGTTATCAATAGAAATAACAGGCTTAAAAAACTTTTAGAAATAAAAGCTCCTGAAATAGTTGTAAAAAATGAAAAAAGAATGCTTCAAGAGGCTGTAGATGCTCTTATTGACAATGGAAGAAGAGGAAAACCAGTTGTTGCTCAAAACAACAGAGAACTTAAATCTCTATCTGACATGTTAAAAG
This genomic window contains:
- the rpoB gene encoding DNA-directed RNA polymerase subunit beta; the encoded protein is MGKLVERLNFGRIKERGTMPHFLEFQLDSYEDFLQAKEAPNNRKDKGLESAFREIFPVESSNGDIKLEYVSYELHEAEPPLNDELECKKRGKTYSTSLKVRLRLINKKSGNEIQESLVYFGEVPMMTERGTFIINGAERVVVSQLHRSPGVSFNKEINIQTGKDLFSGKIIPYKGTWLEFETDKNDFLSIKIDRKKKVLATVFLKAIDFFNNNTEIKDYFLETKELDLASIFQKYKNKDELLSVIRTRFEGSFIKEDIYDDETGEVIAEADAVIDEALIEKMIEFKIEKVTYWEVKPEDKLLANTVLNDSTLTKEEAVTEVFKKLRPGDLVTVESARSLIRQMFFNPQRYDLEPVGRYKMNKRLKLNVPEDEILLTKDDIIGTMKYVINLNNGNGHTDDIDNLSNRRVRGVGELLLMQIKAGLSKMGKMVKEKMTVQDSETLTSQSLLNTRPLNALILDFFGSGQLSQFMDQSNPLAELTHKRRISALGPGGLSRERAGFEVRDVHDSHYGRICPIETPEGPNIGLIGSLAIYAKINKYGFIETPYVKVVNGKADFDQIDYLAADEEEGLFIAQADTKIGEDGALLGDVVCRFGHEIVGISGEKVDYLDISPKQVVSVSAGLIPFLEHDDANRALMGSNMQRQAVPLLRTEAPYIGTGLERKVAVDSGAVVISKTDGKVVYVDAQKIVIEDPEGKEHKYRMLNFERSNQSMCLHQTPLVSPGEEVKAGGVIADGPATRGGDLALGRNILMAFMPWEGYNYEDAILISDRLRKDDVFTSIHVEEYEIEARNTKLGDEEITREIPNISEEALRKLDSKGIITIGSEVGPGDILVGKTAPKGETEPPAEEKLLRAIFGEKARDVRDTSLRMPHGSKGTVVEILELSRENGDELKAGVNKAIRVLVAEKRKITVGDKMSGRHGNKGVVSRVLPAEDMPFLADGTHLDVVLNPLGVPSRMNIGQVLEVHLGMAMGNYNGGTHIATPVFDGASEEQVKDYLEKLGFPRSGKVDLYDGRTGEKFDNPVTVGRMYMLKLHHLVEDKMHARAIGPYSLVTQQPLGGKAQFGGQRLGEMEVWALEAYGASNILQEMLTVKSDDVTGRTKTYEAIIKGEEMPEPDLPESFKVLLKEFQALALDVELFDKDDNVINVDEELNKEDITTEYSPLAEFKD